In a genomic window of Patescibacteria group bacterium:
- a CDS encoding glycine--tRNA ligase, translated as MADEKQTKFEKIVSLCKRRGFVFPGSEIYGGLANTYDFGPLGVLLLRNIINNWWKFFVTTRENMFGLDTSILMSPKVWEASGHTKSFSDVLVECKKCHTRTRADHLVENYFIENKGSYKGNFDGWSTERLKEVIHEEHIPCEICGAHQFTEPRNFNLLFQTSIGILEESKSLAYLRGEIAQGMFVNFKNVLDTMRPRIPFGIAQTGKAFRNEITLGNFIFRTLEFNLAEFEYFIDPKTPWKDHFNYWKNEMETWICSLGVQKSHLRWRTHTDTERAHYSTHTEDLDYEFAFGFKEMFGLAYRTDYDLRNHMEKSSTELRYTDQQSGEKYIPHVVEPTFGINRVLLCLLTEAYSESSDGRIYLKFDKSIAPYQIAVFPLVRNKPEITTKAREVFGML; from the coding sequence ATGGCTGATGAAAAGCAGACAAAGTTTGAAAAGATAGTATCTCTTTGCAAGCGCCGTGGTTTTGTGTTCCCAGGATCTGAAATTTATGGTGGGTTAGCCAATACTTATGATTTTGGTCCTTTGGGTGTTCTCCTATTAAGAAACATAATCAATAACTGGTGGAAATTTTTTGTAACTACGAGAGAAAATATGTTTGGTTTGGATACAAGTATTCTGATGTCTCCTAAGGTATGGGAGGCGTCAGGACACACAAAGAGTTTTAGTGATGTGTTGGTCGAGTGTAAAAAATGTCACACCAGAACGAGAGCAGATCATTTAGTCGAGAATTACTTTATTGAGAATAAGGGGAGTTATAAAGGAAATTTTGATGGGTGGTCTACAGAGAGACTTAAGGAGGTAATACACGAGGAGCACATTCCGTGTGAAATCTGTGGTGCCCATCAGTTTACTGAGCCTCGTAACTTCAACTTACTATTTCAAACAAGCATTGGGATTTTAGAGGAAAGCAAGTCATTAGCATATTTGAGGGGGGAAATTGCCCAAGGGATGTTTGTAAATTTTAAAAATGTATTGGATACCATGAGACCAAGGATACCCTTTGGTATCGCTCAAACTGGCAAGGCGTTTAGGAACGAAATCACCCTAGGAAATTTTATTTTTAGGACTTTAGAGTTCAATCTAGCCGAGTTCGAATATTTTATTGACCCCAAAACTCCATGGAAAGATCATTTCAATTATTGGAAAAATGAAATGGAGACTTGGATTTGTTCTTTAGGTGTTCAAAAATCTCACTTACGGTGGAGAACCCACACAGATACTGAACGGGCACATTACTCAACTCACACAGAAGACTTGGATTACGAGTTTGCTTTTGGTTTTAAGGAGATGTTTGGACTTGCGTATAGAACCGATTATGATTTGCGTAATCATATGGAGAAATCTTCCACGGAATTACGCTATACAGACCAGCAAAGTGGAGAGAAGTATATACCACATGTTGTAGAGCCTACTTTTGGTATCAACAGGGTTTTGTTATGCCTTCTCACCGAAGCATATTCAGAAAGCTCTGATGGTCGTATTTATCTTAAGTTTGATAAGTCAATTGCGCCCTATCAAATAGCGGTGTTTCCATTGGTTCGCAACAAGCCAGAAATCACTACCAAAGCTCGAGAGGTTTTTGGAATGCTT